In the uncultured Fretibacterium sp. genome, CCGCTCTCGCGGAGCTCCTTCAGCGCCGCATTCAGGGCGTCCGTCAGTGAGGAGGAGTCCTTGTTGAGGACCATGACGATCTCGGAGGGCTCGCCCACCTCGCCCAGGACGTGGAAATCTCCGGACGTCGTCCTGATCTGGTTGACCGCGTAGGCATACCCGACGATCAACGCGTCGATGCGCTTGTTCTGCAGGTCCAGGAATGCCTCGGGATTGTAGTTGAAGCGTCGGACCTCCTTGAGGCCCTCCATCTTGTCGGCTATCTGCTCCGACGCGGACCCCATCTGGACGCCGACGACCTTGCCCCTGAGGTCGTCGACCGATTTGAAGCGTTCGTCTCCCGTCCTCACGACGGCGACATCGGACAGCCGGTAATACGTGTCCGTCATGCTCACATTCTCCTCCCGCGTCTCGGACCTCGACATGCAGGAGAGCAGGACGTCAAAGTCGCCCTTGTTCACACCTGCGATCAGCCCCGGCCACTCCGTGTCCCGGAACTCGACCTTAACCCCAAGTTTTTCGGCCAAAGCCCTGCCCAGGTCCACATCGAACCCCTCGAACTCCCCCGTAGTCTCGTTTCGGGACTCAAAAGGAGGGTAGGCGGCACAAAACCCGACGATCAGAGTCCCCCTGTCCCGGACGCTCTTCAGCGCATCGGCAGCCCAGGAGGCCCCTCCAGCCGCCAGACACGTCAGGAAAGCAAGGGATACAACACCAACCATCTTCTTCAACACACTCATCTTACAGCTCCCCTTCATCAGTATTGTTCCCATACATCCGTATAGGAAAAAATCAATAATAGTGTTTCATCGTGCGCCGCAAAAACATTCGGGTCCTTTCAAGACCGGGGGCCTCGAAAATTTCCTCGGGCGATCCCTCCTCCTGGACGCTTCCCTCCGCCATGAACACGACCTTGTCCGAGACCTCACGGGCAAACTGCATCTCGTGCGTAATGACCAGCATGCCCATGCCGTTTTTTGAAAGGTCGGACATGACCGTCAGGACCTCCCCCACCAATTCGGGATCCAAGGCGCTCGTCGGCTCGTCGAACACCAGATGGGACGGAGACAGGGCCAGAGCCCTCGCAATCGCCACCCGCTGCTGCTCTCCTCCCGAGAGCTGACCCGGTTTGTACCGGGCCTTGTTCTTCAAGCCCACCCGCTCCAACAGGCTGGAGGCGAGCTCCCTGGCTTCTCCTTCGTCCACTTTCAGACAGCGCCTGGGGGCAAACGCCACGTTCTCCAGCGCCGTCATGTGCGGCCAGAGATTGAAATGCTGGAAGATCATGCCGGTACGGCGACTCATGGCCCTGGGACGGCTCCGCAAAGACGCGACATCCTCGCCGAAGAGCGTTATCGATCCCGCGTCATACGTCTCCAGTCCGCAGATGCAGCGGGCCAGAGTGCTTTTTCCGGATCCGCTGGGACCAATGACCACCGTTGTACGACCCCTCTCGAAACGGCAGGAAATCCGATCCAAAACACACAGAGCCCCAAAATGTTTCGTCACGCCCCGGACATCGATCGCACTTCCGTCGTCCCTGTCATCGAGCATAGCGACACCTCACCCTATACGCCCCCTGTTTTTGAATCGAGCGCTTGTCCACATAAGCTTGGACCGAGTCACAGCCCCCTCATCCTCCCATCGGGAGGGACAACAACGATGGAGAACGCTTCCGCCCCCTCCCACACAGGCGCGGCGTTCTCAAAAACATACCGACACGCAATTTCCGCACAGCGGGAGTCGTCGTCATCCCAGGGCACGCCTTCGTCCTTTGAGCAGGACGGAGTAGATCACCATGGACAGGATGATCACCAGGCCATGAACCCAACGGGTCCAAAGCCCATCCATGCCGGTGCTGATGATCCCCGCCTCGATA is a window encoding:
- a CDS encoding ABC transporter substrate-binding protein, whose amino-acid sequence is MSVLKKMVGVVSLAFLTCLAAGGASWAADALKSVRDRGTLIVGFCAAYPPFESRNETTGEFEGFDVDLGRALAEKLGVKVEFRDTEWPGLIAGVNKGDFDVLLSCMSRSETREENVSMTDTYYRLSDVAVVRTGDERFKSVDDLRGKVVGVQMGSASEQIADKMEGLKEVRRFNYNPEAFLDLQNKRIDALIVGYAYAVNQIRTTSGDFHVLGEVGEPSEIVMVLNKDSSSLTDALNAALKELRESGKYDEILKKWLVAE
- a CDS encoding amino acid ABC transporter ATP-binding protein: MLDDRDDGSAIDVRGVTKHFGALCVLDRISCRFERGRTTVVIGPSGSGKSTLARCICGLETYDAGSITLFGEDVASLRSRPRAMSRRTGMIFQHFNLWPHMTALENVAFAPRRCLKVDEGEARELASSLLERVGLKNKARYKPGQLSGGEQQRVAIARALALSPSHLVFDEPTSALDPELVGEVLTVMSDLSKNGMGMLVITHEMQFAREVSDKVVFMAEGSVQEEGSPEEIFEAPGLERTRMFLRRTMKHYY